From Apis cerana isolate GH-2021 linkage group LG10, AcerK_1.0, whole genome shotgun sequence, one genomic window encodes:
- the LOC107993085 gene encoding CDC42 small effector protein homolog: MAGSGELWVQCFTCCLMQQGPRTRNGRQRSHQRLRIDRSMIGVPTNFRHTGHISSGDLDMSSAQLSNIQAQMQMKGGYDNAYSVKAC, encoded by the exons atggcGGGTAGTGGAGAACTTTGGGTACAATGTTTTACCTGTTGTTTAATGCAACAAGGACCTAGAACACGTAATGGAAGGCAAAGGTCACATCAGAGACTAAGGATAGATCGTAGTATGATAGGAGTACCTACAAACTTTAGGCATACTGGACATATTAGTAGTGGAGATCTTGATATGAGCAGTGcacaattatcaaatattcagGCACAAATGCAAATGAAAGGAGGCTATGATAATGCATATAGTGTTAAG gcatgttga